In Streptacidiphilus sp. P02-A3a, the DNA window TCGCCCGGGCGGGTGACCCGCGAGGCGCAGTCGGCGGCCAGGACCAGGACGTTGCCGATGGAGGGGTTCTGCAGCAGGTGCGCGGCCAGCAGTATGGCATGGACGCCGGAGGCGCAGGCAGCCTGGGTCACGTCCATGGCCATGGCGCGCACGGCTCCGAGCGCGTCCTTGACGATCAGGGAGGTGGAGGGCAGCGGCTGGTCGTAGGTGTAGGTGGCGACGATGACGGCGTCCAGCTGCGCGGGGCCCAGCGCGGCGGCCCGCAGGGCGGCGCGGGCGGCGGCCAGGCACATGTCGGAGGTGGCCAGTTCCGGTGCCAGGCGGCGTCGTTCGCGGATGCCGGTGCGGGCGACGATCCACTCGTCCGTGGTGTCCAGGGTGCGGCTGAGGTCGTGGTTGGTCACCACGGTCGGCGGCAGGTGCACGCCGGTTCCGGCGACGGCGAACGGGACGGGCAGACCGGTGCCGGTGTGCGTGTCGGCGGCCAGTTCGGGGGCGAGGGTCATGCGACGGTGCTCCGGTCGGCTCGGGTCAGGAGTTCCAGGTCGGTGTAGAAGCGCCCGGAGGGGCGGGGCTGGCCGAGCAGGATGCGGCGGGCGGCCTCGGCGGTCAGGGCTCCGCCGAGGGCGACGCCGGAGGCCAGCTGCGGCCAGCTGCTGAGGGTCCTGCCGAGCTGCGGGATGGAGGCGGCGAGTTCGGGGCTGATGCGCTCGCGGTCGACCATGGTGAGGATCAGGTCGACGATCTGGTCGAAGGTCAGGTCCACGAGGTCGCGCGAGGTCGTCTCGCCCAGGATCCCGTGCAGCAGCGGTCGTTCGGGCTCCAGGTCGAAGCGTTCCACGTCCAGCAGGCCCCGGTCGTTGGCGTCCATGACCACCGGGATGCCGAGCCTGCGGGCGTGCTCGCGGGCGGCGATCTTGACGTACGGGGTGTCGCACTCCTCGACGAGCAGGTCGATCGGACCGTGGCCGCCGCTGAAGAACTCGGGCATGTTCGCGTCGGTCAGACCGGCCGGGTAGATCTCGATGTCCAGCCAGGGATCGATCTCCGTCATCTGACGGGCGGCGATGACGCACTTGTTCAGGCCGAGGTGGTGCACGCCCGCGCGGAGCCGGTTCAGGTTGGACAGGCTCAGACCGTCGAAGTCGGCGAGCTTGAACGCACCGCCGATCCCCTCCATCGCGAAGGTCAGCGCGGCACTGCTGCCGACCGACAGGCCGATCACACCCACCCGGCGGGCCAGCAGCTCCCGCTGCTGCGGGCGCTCGATCCGACCCCGGTTCCGGTCGGTGCGCACCAGCCGGAACTCCTCCCGCGGCAGCAGGTGCACCAGACGCCCCGACCACGGGTACCACGCCCACACCCCGTAGGACCGCGGTTCGACCCCGGCCAGCTGCTCGGTGACCGCCCGCTCCAGCTCCGCCCCGGCGAGCTTCCGTCCCGGGTCACGGCTCCTGACCAGCTCCCGCAGCTGCTCCTCGATCGTGTCACAGACCTCCTGGACCCGGCCCGAGGCCCGCAGCGCGGCGAGCTCCTGGCGGTCCGCGGCGTGCCGGGGCTCGAACAGGACGGGGTGCCAGGCTTCGGCGCCCCGCGTGCGGACCGGCTCGGGGGGCGTGGGGACCAGCCGCGCACCGGCCGCGATCCGGTAGGCCGGGGGCAGTTCGCGCAGGGCCCGCTCGGGCGTCACCACGGCTGCGGGGAAGGCCCCCTCCAGCTGCTCGACCAGGTCGGTGTACTCCCCGGCACCGTGGGCGGCCCGGTAGAGCATGAGGACCACGTCCTCGGTGTACCGCTCCACGTACCGGCGCGTGCCGGGCACCGGGCGAAAGCCGAACCGCTGGTGGAACAGGTCCTGCCCGTCGGCGGTGCCGGAGGTCCCGATCATGGCCTTGGCGCCCAGGCAGCGGGCGGCGGCGATCGCCATCGCGTTCAGGTGGACGCCCAGGCCCAGCTTGCGGGCCCGGTGCTCGACGACCAGCCGACTGTGCTCAAACGTTTCCTCGGTGCCCAAGCCTTCCTGGAACAGCAGATCCTCGAACGGGCCGTCCCCCAGGAAAGCCCGCGACTGGAACAGCCGTGCCGTCTGCGGGGTCGACAACCGGACATACCCGACGGGCGGCCCGTCGGCCTCGCGTCGGCCCACGAAGTGCCAGGCCCCGAAGTCCAGGTCCTGGTCGTCGACATAGTCCGCACCGTCCCGGAACTCGGGCCGACGGCCCCCGTCGAACAGGATCCGGGCACGCAACTCGCGGATCCGGCCCGCCAGTTCCGCAGCCCCAGGGGCAGCGGGCAGGAGCTGGAACGCGGACACCTGCCACGGCACGCCGAGACCCACACCATCAGTACTCACAACAACCAGCTCCCTGCTCAGGTACACGCGTCCCACGGCCCGGCGGCATGGCGCCCTCCGGGTATTCGTTGATCACAACGAGCGCGCAGGAAAAGCGTTTCTCTGCACCACTCCGGCCGGGCGACCGCCGGGGGACTGTGACAGGAGCGCGACAGCGCCATCGGACCGTCCGGTGTCGACACCGGACGGTCCACCGAACGTCACCCGTACGTCGTCCCGCTTCGCGCTACTGGGGTGGCGGAACGAGGCGTGACCACAGCTCCCCCTCGTCCTCAAGCCGCATCCGGAAGGCATCGGCGAACAGCCGAAGGGTCGGTGCCGACAGGGCGCGGCCACTGAGCGCCCGTGAGACGCGGTCGCGCAGCGCGCGAACGGTCGCCCGGTGGTCGGACACCTCGCCCTGGCAGCGGTACCCGGGCCGTACGGTCACCACACCGATTCGCCGCCGGTGTCCTCGGGATGGCGGCCGTCCTCTCCCTGGTCAACGGCGGCTGCCTGCTGATCGCCCCGTTCGGCACCCGGGTGCTCGACCCGCTGATGGCCCCAAGGGCGCTCTGGTGGGCACTGTCGGC includes these proteins:
- a CDS encoding ThiF family adenylyltransferase, with the protein product MSTDGVGLGVPWQVSAFQLLPAAPGAAELAGRIRELRARILFDGGRRPEFRDGADYVDDQDLDFGAWHFVGRREADGPPVGYVRLSTPQTARLFQSRAFLGDGPFEDLLFQEGLGTEETFEHSRLVVEHRARKLGLGVHLNAMAIAAARCLGAKAMIGTSGTADGQDLFHQRFGFRPVPGTRRYVERYTEDVVLMLYRAAHGAGEYTDLVEQLEGAFPAAVVTPERALRELPPAYRIAAGARLVPTPPEPVRTRGAEAWHPVLFEPRHAADRQELAALRASGRVQEVCDTIEEQLRELVRSRDPGRKLAGAELERAVTEQLAGVEPRSYGVWAWYPWSGRLVHLLPREEFRLVRTDRNRGRIERPQQRELLARRVGVIGLSVGSSAALTFAMEGIGGAFKLADFDGLSLSNLNRLRAGVHHLGLNKCVIAARQMTEIDPWLDIEIYPAGLTDANMPEFFSGGHGPIDLLVEECDTPYVKIAAREHARRLGIPVVMDANDRGLLDVERFDLEPERPLLHGILGETTSRDLVDLTFDQIVDLILTMVDRERISPELAASIPQLGRTLSSWPQLASGVALGGALTAEAARRILLGQPRPSGRFYTDLELLTRADRSTVA